One Alphaproteobacteria bacterium genomic window carries:
- a CDS encoding SAM-dependent methyltransferase, translating into MADAHQTPLAAYLHAYIGRDQTISFQEYMQICLTHEKHGYYKTAIAVGDDFITAPEISPLFGQVMGFWVLQQWLALKSPPQWTLIELGGGRGTLMRDVLHVLSLVPACIAGVMIQMVECNPHAIAQQRSAVTDVPAQKKNFFPTWVPSSEDLQLKAPYILIANEFLDALPVQPYYMCRGQLWEERVMSDGHSFRCVRAPQPIQEPLPWYVLGDGASLCEGDCIEVCAYYDSFLRSLSACCVEGAAAFIDYGYTGIQRTGTVQGVRQHAYTDVMTDPGFVDITSHVNFTAFTSLAEAQGFSTHVTHQRHFLKDNGIDLRLAKILQQNPKQSSEIMAGYDRLITDLGILFKVAVLKKNRVV; encoded by the coding sequence ATGGCTGATGCTCATCAAACACCCTTGGCGGCATATCTGCACGCCTATATAGGCCGTGACCAAACCATTTCTTTTCAGGAATATATGCAGATATGCCTCACGCATGAAAAGCATGGCTATTACAAAACGGCGATCGCGGTAGGGGATGACTTTATAACCGCACCGGAAATATCTCCTCTGTTTGGTCAAGTAATGGGGTTTTGGGTGTTGCAGCAGTGGTTGGCACTGAAAAGCCCCCCTCAATGGACTCTCATCGAGCTGGGCGGTGGTCGCGGAACATTGATGCGCGATGTTTTGCATGTTCTATCGCTTGTGCCTGCGTGCATCGCTGGGGTTATGATCCAGATGGTGGAGTGTAACCCTCATGCTATTGCTCAGCAGCGTTCAGCCGTAACGGACGTTCCCGCGCAAAAAAAAAATTTCTTCCCCACGTGGGTGCCTTCTTCTGAGGACCTACAACTCAAGGCTCCCTATATTTTAATTGCCAATGAATTCCTTGATGCGTTGCCTGTGCAACCCTATTACATGTGTAGGGGGCAGTTGTGGGAGGAGCGCGTTATGAGTGACGGGCATTCCTTTAGATGTGTGCGCGCACCACAACCCATCCAGGAACCGTTGCCTTGGTATGTTTTGGGGGATGGTGCATCGCTTTGCGAGGGTGATTGTATTGAAGTGTGTGCGTATTATGACTCTTTCCTTCGTTCCCTTAGTGCCTGTTGCGTGGAGGGCGCTGCTGCTTTTATTGATTACGGATATACGGGAATACAGCGCACAGGAACAGTACAAGGAGTTCGTCAACACGCTTACACGGATGTAATGACAGATCCGGGTTTCGTTGACATTACAAGCCATGTCAATTTTACCGCGTTCACATCCCTTGCTGAAGCGCAGGGTTTTTCCACGCACGTAACCCACCAGCGCCACTTTCTCAAAGATAATGGCATTGACCTTCGGCTAGCAAAGATTTTGCAGCAAAATCCAAAACAATCTTCTGAAATTATGGCGGGTTATGATCGTCTCATTACAGATTTAGGCATTCTATTTAAGGTGGCGGTTTTGAAAAAAAATAGGGTTGTATGA